One Nomascus leucogenys isolate Asia chromosome 22a, Asia_NLE_v1, whole genome shotgun sequence DNA segment encodes these proteins:
- the LOC100602990 gene encoding HLA class II histocompatibility antigen, DQ alpha 1 chain, producing the protein MILNKALMLGALALTTVMSPCGGEDIVADHVASCGVNLYQSYGLSGQYTHEFDGDEQFYVDLGRKETAWRWPELSNFGGFDPQGALRNLAVVKHNLDIMIKRFNSTAATNEVPEVTVFSKSPVTLGQPNTLICLVDNIFPPVVNITWLSNGHSVTEGVSETSFLSKSDHSFFKISYLTFLPSADEIYDCKVEHWGLGEPLLKHWEPEIPAPMSELTETVVCALGLSAGLVGIVVGTVFIIQGLRSVGASRHQGPL; encoded by the exons ATGATCCTAAACAAAGCTCTGATGCTGGGGGCCCTCGCCCTGACCACCGTGATGAGCCCCTGTGGAGGTGAAGACATTgtgg CTGACCACGTTGCCTCTTGCGGTGTAAACTTGTACCAGTCTTACGGTCTGTCTGGCCAGTACACCCATGAATTTGATGGAGACGAGCAGTTCTATGTGGACCTGGGGAGGAAGGAGACTGCCTGGCGGTGGCCTGAGTTAAGCAATTTTGGAGGTTTTGACCCACAGGGTGCACTGAGAAACTTGGCTGTGGTAAAACACAACTTGGACATCATGATTAAACGCTTCAACTCTACCGCTGCCACCAATG AGGTTCCTGAGGTCACAGTGTTTTCCAAGTCTCCCGTGACACTGGGTCAGCCCAACACCCTCATCTGTCTTGTGGACAACATCTTTCCTCCTGTGGTCAACATCACATGGCTGAGCAATGGGCACTCAGTCACAGAAGGTGTTTCTGAGACCAGCTTCCTCTCCAAGAGTGATCATTCCTTCTTCAAGATCAGTTACCTCACCTTCCTCCCTTCTGCTGATGAGATTTATGACTGCAAGGTGGAGCACTGGGGCCTGGGCGAGCCTCTTCTGAAACACTGGG AGCCTGAGATTCCAGCCCCTATGTCAGAGCTCACAGAGACTGTGGTCTGCGCCCTGGGGTTGTCTGCGGGCCTcgtgggcattgtggtgggcactGTCTTCATCATCCAAGGCCTGCGTTCAGTTGGTGCTTCCAGACACCAAGGGCCCTTGTGA